From the genome of Streptacidiphilus rugosus AM-16, one region includes:
- a CDS encoding MarR family winged helix-turn-helix transcriptional regulator, which produces MDDDQDPGAIAASLLAGVGALVRRARQVPLDGGLTMPERTALSVLDRSGPATSSELARQVQITAQAMGSTLAGLRDRGLVERRPDPDDRRRALLTVTEAGRRALDDKRNARAELVARAMADGGFTRAELEQLAAAGPLLERLAQQI; this is translated from the coding sequence ATGGATGACGATCAGGATCCCGGCGCGATCGCCGCCTCGCTGCTGGCGGGTGTCGGCGCGCTGGTGCGAAGGGCGCGGCAGGTGCCCCTGGACGGCGGACTGACGATGCCCGAGCGGACCGCGCTCTCGGTGCTGGACCGCTCGGGGCCCGCGACCTCCTCGGAGCTGGCCAGGCAGGTGCAGATCACCGCCCAGGCGATGGGGTCCACGCTCGCCGGGCTCCGCGACCGCGGGCTGGTCGAACGCCGGCCGGACCCGGACGACCGCAGGCGCGCGCTGCTGACGGTGACCGAGGCCGGGCGGAGGGCGCTGGACGACAAGCGCAACGCGCGCGCCGAGCTCGTCGCGCGCGCCATGGCCGACGGCGGCTTCACCCGGGCGGAGCTGGAGCAGCTCGCCGCGGCCGGGCCGCTGCTCGAGCGGCTCGCGCAGCAGATATGA
- a CDS encoding molybdopterin-binding protein, with protein MNRAVAAVRLHGHLDQPAELTVDQLRRLAAHRAEVTFDCRTNGPQHHTFEGPRLWEVLGTARPRLASATRKGKLGHLLTVTGADGHFVLLSWAEIDPEFSGRPILLATSIDDRPLDEAGPQLVVPDDVCGARYISGITDVWVGPLHAWEGGLGGDRPRAGVTGV; from the coding sequence GTGAACCGCGCCGTCGCCGCCGTCCGTCTGCACGGCCACCTGGACCAGCCCGCGGAACTGACCGTGGATCAGCTCCGCCGCCTCGCCGCCCACCGGGCCGAGGTCACCTTCGACTGCCGCACCAACGGCCCGCAGCACCACACCTTCGAGGGCCCCCGTCTGTGGGAGGTGCTCGGCACGGCCCGACCGCGCCTCGCGTCCGCGACCCGCAAGGGCAAGCTGGGCCACCTGCTGACCGTCACCGGGGCCGACGGCCACTTCGTGCTGCTCTCCTGGGCCGAGATCGACCCGGAGTTCAGCGGCCGCCCGATCCTGCTCGCCACCAGCATCGACGACCGCCCGCTCGACGAGGCGGGTCCGCAGCTCGTCGTCCCCGACGACGTCTGCGGCGCCCGCTACATCAGCGGCATCACCGACGTCTGGGTCGGGCCGCTGCACGCATGGGAGGGCGGCCTCGGGGGAGACCGCCCTCGGGCCGGGGTGACCGGCGTCTAG
- a CDS encoding multicopper oxidase family protein — protein MTWTNELVDAHRRPLPHLFTVDPSLHWANPGGGVHGRDSRPTFTSTPAPYTGPVPLVTHLHGAHVTQESDGYPEAWTLPDAVGIPAHYATTGSWYDRYGLESEARYGVAWRPGSSVYRYSNDQRAAALWYHDHVLGMTRLNVQAGLAGMYLLRGGPTDLPHGVLPSGDAEIPMVVQDRCFNTDGSLFFPDSRTFFGDTTPGGPWLPASDVPPYWNPESFGNTMLVNGSAWPVWHASRKRYRLRLLNSCNARTLVLKIVADPLAKRPATAALPIWQIGSDGGFLPRAVELDQVLVAPAERADLILDFSKVPAGTTFYVVNEGPDVPYHGGVPDTDFVAADHWTSGQVMKIVVDHGPAHDPSVPPAQLYLPRVAGLGPARQSFTVSLNEADSSSFPGAPIVGALGSLNPDGTGAMEMWDDPVTVKPIAGAVGEWDLVNLTEDGHPIHLHQTQFQVVSRTAADGTVRGPEPWETGFKDTVIAYPGERTRLKARFDLPGRYVYHCHILDHEDNEMMRPLDVQP, from the coding sequence GTGACCTGGACCAACGAGCTGGTGGACGCCCACCGGCGCCCGCTGCCGCACCTGTTCACGGTGGACCCCAGCCTGCACTGGGCCAACCCCGGCGGCGGCGTCCACGGCCGGGACAGCCGGCCGACCTTCACCTCCACCCCCGCGCCGTACACCGGCCCGGTGCCGCTGGTGACCCATCTGCACGGCGCGCACGTCACCCAGGAGAGCGACGGCTACCCCGAGGCCTGGACCCTTCCCGACGCCGTCGGCATCCCGGCCCACTACGCCACCACCGGCAGCTGGTACGACCGCTACGGGCTCGAGTCCGAGGCCCGCTACGGGGTCGCCTGGCGACCGGGCTCCTCGGTCTACCGGTACAGCAACGACCAGCGGGCGGCGGCGCTCTGGTACCACGACCACGTCCTCGGCATGACCCGCCTCAACGTCCAGGCGGGTCTGGCCGGGATGTACCTGCTGCGCGGCGGCCCGACCGACCTGCCGCACGGCGTGCTGCCCTCCGGCGACGCCGAGATCCCGATGGTGGTCCAGGACCGCTGCTTCAACACCGACGGCAGCCTGTTCTTCCCCGACAGCCGAACCTTCTTCGGTGACACCACGCCCGGCGGGCCCTGGCTGCCCGCCAGCGACGTGCCGCCGTACTGGAACCCGGAGTCCTTCGGCAACACCATGCTGGTCAACGGCTCCGCCTGGCCGGTCTGGCACGCCTCGCGCAAGCGCTACCGGCTGCGCCTGCTCAACTCCTGCAACGCCCGCACCCTGGTGCTCAAGATCGTCGCCGACCCGCTGGCGAAGCGACCGGCGACCGCTGCGCTGCCGATCTGGCAGATCGGCAGCGACGGCGGCTTCCTGCCCAGGGCCGTCGAGCTCGACCAGGTGCTGGTCGCCCCGGCGGAGCGGGCCGACCTGATCCTCGACTTCAGCAAGGTGCCGGCGGGCACGACCTTCTACGTCGTCAACGAGGGCCCCGACGTCCCGTACCACGGGGGCGTCCCCGACACGGACTTCGTCGCCGCCGACCACTGGACCAGCGGCCAGGTCATGAAGATCGTGGTGGACCACGGCCCGGCGCACGACCCGTCCGTCCCGCCCGCCCAGTTGTACCTGCCCAGGGTCGCCGGGCTCGGCCCGGCGCGGCAGTCCTTCACCGTCTCGCTCAACGAGGCGGACTCCTCCAGCTTCCCCGGCGCCCCGATCGTCGGCGCGCTCGGCTCCCTCAACCCGGACGGCACCGGGGCGATGGAGATGTGGGACGACCCGGTGACGGTCAAGCCGATCGCGGGCGCGGTGGGGGAGTGGGACCTGGTCAACCTGACCGAGGACGGGCACCCTATCCACCTCCACCAGACCCAGTTCCAGGTGGTCAGCCGCACCGCCGCCGACGGGACCGTGCGCGGACCCGAGCCCTGGGAGACGGGCTTCAAGGACACCGTCATCGCCTACCCGGGCGAACGCACCCGCCTCAAGGCCCGCTTCGACCTGCCGGGCCGCTACGTCTACCACTGCCACATCCTCGACCACGAGGACAACGAGATGATGCGCCCCCTCGACGTCCAGCCCTGA
- a CDS encoding MFS transporter, with protein MTRRRSGEGPEAAVGDRYRWTALTNTTAAVFMSALDGSIVLIALPAIFRGVHLDPLAPGNIAYLLWMIMGYRLVQAVLVVTVGRLGDMYGRVRLYNSGFAIFTFASVLLSFDPFDGGHGALWLIGWRVVQAVGGSMLTANSAAILTDAFPEEQRGFALGINQVAGLAGMFIGLVAGGLLVAWDWRAVFWVNVPVGVFFTLWAYRTLRDTGVRGGGRIDWWGNITYAVGLSAVLVGVTFGLQPYGGHTMGWTDPTVDVLIVGGLLLLAAFVLIETRVASPMIQLGLFRLREFTFGNLAGLAISIGRGGMQFVLIIWLQGIWLPLHGYDYGDTPLWAGIFMLPLTAGFLAAGPVSGYLSDRIGSRGLASGGALLFGASFVGLMLLPIDFGYWVFAVLIALNGIASGMFAAPNSSSVMGSVPSRLRGVASGMRATFQNSGTAVSIGVFFSLMIAGLAGSLPHTLTAGLQQQGVPPGQAAQVGGLPPVASLFAAQLGVNPVQHLLQPTGALDHLTAAQRQTLTGTAFFPHLISGPFHSGLVIVFAFGATLALLAALASLAARRRADRGERGANRPSPHSLEKQP; from the coding sequence ATGACGCGCCGAAGGAGTGGGGAGGGCCCCGAGGCGGCGGTCGGCGACCGGTACCGGTGGACGGCGCTGACCAACACCACCGCCGCCGTCTTCATGTCGGCGCTCGACGGCTCGATCGTGCTCATCGCGCTGCCCGCCATCTTCCGCGGCGTGCACCTGGACCCGCTCGCCCCCGGCAACATCGCCTACCTGCTCTGGATGATCATGGGCTATCGGCTGGTCCAGGCCGTGCTGGTGGTCACCGTCGGCCGGCTGGGCGACATGTACGGCAGGGTCAGGCTCTACAACTCCGGCTTCGCGATCTTCACCTTCGCCTCCGTCCTGCTCTCCTTCGACCCCTTCGACGGCGGCCACGGCGCCCTGTGGCTGATCGGCTGGCGGGTGGTGCAGGCGGTCGGCGGTTCGATGCTCACCGCCAACTCGGCCGCGATCCTGACCGACGCCTTCCCCGAGGAGCAGCGCGGCTTCGCCCTGGGGATCAACCAGGTCGCCGGGCTGGCCGGGATGTTCATCGGCCTGGTCGCCGGCGGCCTGCTCGTCGCCTGGGACTGGAGGGCGGTGTTCTGGGTCAACGTGCCCGTCGGCGTCTTCTTCACGCTCTGGGCCTACCGCACCCTGCGCGACACCGGCGTCCGCGGCGGCGGCAGGATCGACTGGTGGGGCAACATCACCTACGCGGTGGGGCTGAGCGCGGTCCTGGTCGGCGTCACCTTCGGCCTGCAGCCCTACGGCGGCCACACGATGGGCTGGACCGACCCGACGGTCGACGTGCTGATCGTCGGCGGACTGCTGCTGCTGGCGGCGTTCGTGCTGATCGAGACGCGGGTCGCCTCGCCGATGATCCAGCTGGGGCTGTTCCGGCTGCGGGAGTTCACCTTCGGCAACCTGGCGGGCCTGGCCATCTCGATCGGCCGCGGCGGGATGCAGTTCGTGCTGATCATCTGGCTCCAGGGCATCTGGCTGCCGCTGCACGGCTACGACTACGGCGACACCCCGCTGTGGGCCGGCATCTTCATGCTGCCGTTGACCGCCGGGTTCCTCGCCGCGGGACCGGTGTCCGGGTACCTGTCGGACCGGATCGGCTCCCGGGGCCTGGCCTCCGGCGGCGCGCTGCTGTTCGGCGCCAGCTTCGTCGGTCTGATGCTGCTGCCGATCGACTTCGGCTACTGGGTCTTCGCGGTGCTGATCGCGCTCAACGGGATCGCGAGCGGGATGTTCGCGGCCCCGAACTCCTCCTCCGTGATGGGCAGCGTGCCCAGCCGGCTGCGCGGCGTCGCCTCGGGCATGCGGGCCACCTTCCAGAACTCGGGCACCGCCGTCTCCATCGGCGTCTTCTTCTCCCTGATGATCGCCGGACTGGCCGGCAGCCTTCCGCACACCCTCACCGCCGGACTGCAGCAGCAGGGGGTTCCGCCCGGGCAGGCCGCCCAGGTGGGCGGCCTGCCCCCGGTCGCGTCCCTGTTCGCCGCCCAGCTCGGCGTCAACCCGGTCCAGCACCTGCTCCAACCCACCGGCGCGCTGGACCACCTGACCGCGGCACAGCGGCAGACCCTGACCGGCACCGCCTTCTTCCCCCACCTGATATCCGGCCCCTTCCACTCCGGCCTGGTGATCGTGTTCGCCTTCGGCGCCACCCTCGCCCTGCTGGCCGCCCTGGCCTCCCTCGCGGCGCGGCGCCGAGCCGACCGCGGGGAGCGGGGCGCGAACCGGCCGTCCCCCCACTCACTGGAGAAGCAACCGTGA
- a CDS encoding amidase domain-containing protein has translation MHRLLGRRLAATALATGVLLAAAPALAAPALAAQPAATRHHTAPTAGRSAADLLDALTRATEVRYADAHWNWTAWNDSTPVTGGADQPNYQCAEFVARSMAAAGLIPGLGPNDPQSDYFTYQAPNGKVYDLLLISDLPQYHNLYDYLMDSGVAKDIGDHPELAQPGDIVVTYAGPGGTKSHTGLVAQAATATAEATVDGHNHARLDYGYHYFAPSHLVQLVPDAAVEVWTWAAEQELLHGTTPGGGTGSGTTTAPKNLAPRLAAPVVSDPAGPQV, from the coding sequence ATGCATCGTCTCCTCGGCCGCAGGCTCGCCGCGACCGCGCTGGCCACCGGCGTCCTGCTCGCCGCCGCTCCGGCGTTGGCCGCACCCGCCCTGGCCGCCCAGCCCGCTGCCACGCGGCACCACACCGCGCCCACCGCCGGCCGCTCTGCCGCGGATCTGCTCGACGCGCTGACCCGGGCCACCGAGGTCCGCTACGCCGACGCGCACTGGAACTGGACGGCGTGGAACGACAGCACGCCGGTGACCGGCGGCGCGGACCAGCCGAACTACCAGTGCGCGGAGTTCGTCGCCCGCTCGATGGCGGCCGCCGGGCTCATCCCGGGCCTCGGCCCGAACGACCCGCAGAGCGACTACTTCACCTACCAGGCCCCCAACGGCAAGGTCTACGACCTGCTGCTGATCTCGGACCTGCCGCAGTACCACAACCTGTACGACTACCTGATGGACAGCGGGGTGGCCAAGGACATCGGCGACCACCCCGAGCTGGCGCAGCCCGGGGACATCGTCGTCACCTACGCCGGCCCCGGCGGCACCAAGAGCCACACCGGTCTGGTGGCGCAGGCGGCGACCGCCACCGCCGAGGCCACCGTGGACGGCCACAACCACGCCAGGCTCGACTACGGCTACCACTACTTCGCGCCCTCGCACCTGGTGCAGCTGGTGCCGGACGCGGCCGTCGAGGTGTGGACCTGGGCCGCCGAGCAGGAGCTGCTGCACGGCACCACGCCCGGTGGCGGGACCGGATCCGGTACCACCACCGCGCCGAAGAACCTCGCCCCGCGCCTCGCCGCGCCGGTCGTGAGCGACCCGGCGGGTCCGCAGGTCTAG
- a CDS encoding ABC transporter ATP-binding protein, translating into MTTSVSSPRIRGNGERTAVAARARALTKAYGSGETRVVALDAVDVDMPRGRFTAIMGPSGSGKSTLMHCLAGLDTATGGQIWVGDTEITKLGDRKLTRLRRDSIGFVFQAFNLLPTLNALENITLPMDIAGRTPDRDWLERVVETVGLAGRLKHRPAQLSGGQQQRVAVARALAARPEIIFGDEPTGNLDSRAGAEILGFLRRSVDELGQTIVMVTHDPVAASYADRVLYLADGRIVDEMIAPSADAVLEKMKSFDSRGRTS; encoded by the coding sequence GTGACCACGTCCGTATCGAGCCCCCGGATCCGGGGCAACGGAGAACGCACGGCTGTCGCCGCCCGCGCGCGGGCGCTGACCAAGGCCTATGGAAGCGGCGAGACCCGCGTCGTCGCGCTGGACGCGGTGGACGTCGACATGCCGCGCGGCAGGTTCACCGCGATCATGGGGCCCTCGGGCTCCGGCAAGTCCACGCTGATGCACTGCCTCGCCGGACTCGACACCGCCACCGGCGGCCAGATCTGGGTCGGCGACACGGAGATCACCAAGCTGGGCGACCGCAAGCTCACCCGGCTGCGCCGGGACAGCATCGGCTTCGTCTTCCAGGCGTTCAACCTGCTGCCCACGCTGAACGCGCTGGAGAACATCACCCTGCCGATGGACATCGCCGGCCGCACCCCCGACCGGGACTGGCTGGAGCGGGTGGTGGAGACGGTGGGCCTGGCCGGACGGCTCAAGCACCGGCCCGCCCAGCTCTCCGGCGGTCAGCAGCAGCGGGTCGCCGTGGCCAGGGCCCTCGCCGCCCGGCCCGAGATCATCTTCGGTGACGAGCCGACCGGCAACCTCGACTCCCGCGCCGGGGCGGAGATCCTCGGCTTCCTGCGCCGGTCCGTCGACGAACTCGGCCAGACCATCGTCATGGTGACGCACGATCCGGTCGCCGCCTCCTACGCGGACCGGGTGCTCTACCTCGCCGACGGCAGGATCGTCGACGAGATGATCGCGCCCTCCGCGGACGCCGTGCTGGAGAAGATGAAGTCCTTCGACTCCCGGGGCCGGACGTCATGA
- a CDS encoding ABC transporter permease: MTVLRTSLRNFLAHKGRMALSAVAVLLSVAFVCGTLVFTDTMNATFDRLFASTYSDVTVQPKKVDHAQQTGTPDTLPASLQGRLARVPGVAAVVPEVTSQQVTVADSRNQDIGSSTGAPTIVSNWNPTQTRTVGITSGHVPLQPDQAVLDADSAAKHHLGIGDSLRIISARGDVTVRVAGIATFRTTNPGATLVYLQTGAAQRELLGSTDAYTDYALTAAKGVGDDQLKARVEAAVGAGTYQVQTAAEEKAQGQKDIGSFLNPMKYVLLGFAGIAVLVGVFLIVNTFSMLVAQRTREIGLMRAIGASRRQVNRSLLVEAVLLGVVGSVAGIGAGIGLAVGLIKIMGAMGMHLNTADLTIKAATPIVGLTLGVLVTVVSAMLPARRAGAISPMAAMRDAGTPADARAGRIRATLGVLLTAAGGAALALAAGSSGASAGSGLLALGVVLSLVGFVVVGPLLAGLVIRVLGAVTLRWFGPVGRLAERNALRNPRRTGATAAALMIGLALVAGLSVVGDSMVASATRQMDRSVGADFIIQSGNGLPISPAASAAIRAADHLAHVTDRTDVQVTVTAPNGTKDATEIGAASPSYTDDLQAKTVQGKLIDAYGPGAMSVPEGWAKDHKVALGDKLSVAFVGGGTARLTVDAITSDDTVFDRGAMYMNIAEARKYLPADRFPLDDMMFAAAKPGQQAEASAALQAATAEYPQVKVRDQAGYKDMIQQQLDQLLNMIYALLALAIVVAVLGVVNTLALSVVERTREIGLMRAIGMSRRQLRRMVRLESVVIALFGAVLGVGLGLGWGIAAQRLLSLVGLGVLSIPWTTIGVVFLGSAVVGLVAALFPAFRAARMNVLRAIATD; encoded by the coding sequence ATGACCGTGCTGCGGACCTCCCTGCGCAACTTCCTGGCCCACAAGGGCCGGATGGCCCTCTCCGCCGTCGCCGTGCTGCTCTCGGTGGCCTTCGTCTGCGGCACCCTCGTCTTCACCGACACCATGAACGCGACCTTCGACCGGCTCTTCGCGTCGACCTACTCCGACGTCACGGTGCAGCCGAAGAAGGTCGACCACGCCCAGCAGACCGGGACGCCGGACACCCTCCCCGCCTCACTGCAGGGCCGACTGGCCCGGGTGCCGGGCGTCGCGGCGGTCGTGCCCGAGGTCACCAGCCAGCAGGTGACCGTCGCCGACAGCCGGAACCAGGACATCGGCTCCAGCACCGGCGCGCCGACCATCGTCTCCAACTGGAACCCCACCCAGACCAGGACCGTCGGCATCACCTCGGGACACGTCCCGCTCCAGCCGGACCAGGCCGTGCTCGACGCCGACAGCGCCGCCAAGCACCATCTGGGCATCGGCGACAGCCTGCGGATCATCTCCGCCCGCGGCGACGTCACGGTCCGCGTCGCCGGCATCGCGACCTTCAGGACGACCAATCCGGGGGCCACGCTGGTCTATCTGCAGACCGGCGCCGCCCAGCGCGAACTCCTCGGCTCCACCGACGCCTACACCGACTACGCGCTCACCGCCGCCAAGGGTGTCGGCGACGACCAGCTGAAGGCGCGGGTCGAGGCGGCCGTGGGCGCGGGGACCTATCAGGTGCAGACCGCCGCCGAGGAGAAGGCCCAGGGCCAGAAGGACATCGGCTCCTTCCTGAACCCGATGAAGTACGTGCTGCTCGGCTTCGCCGGGATCGCCGTGCTGGTCGGCGTCTTCCTGATCGTCAACACTTTCTCCATGCTGGTCGCCCAGCGGACCCGCGAGATCGGCCTGATGCGGGCGATCGGCGCGAGCCGGCGCCAGGTCAACCGCTCGCTGCTGGTGGAGGCGGTGCTGCTCGGGGTGGTCGGCTCGGTAGCCGGGATCGGCGCGGGCATCGGCCTCGCGGTCGGCCTGATCAAGATCATGGGCGCCATGGGGATGCACCTGAACACCGCCGATCTGACGATCAAGGCGGCCACGCCGATCGTCGGCCTGACCCTGGGCGTGCTGGTGACCGTCGTCTCCGCGATGCTGCCCGCCCGCCGCGCCGGTGCGATCTCGCCGATGGCCGCGATGCGCGACGCCGGCACGCCGGCCGACGCCAGGGCCGGGCGGATCAGGGCGACCCTCGGCGTACTGCTCACGGCGGCCGGCGGCGCCGCGCTGGCACTGGCGGCGGGCTCGTCCGGCGCCTCGGCCGGGTCGGGGCTGCTGGCCCTGGGCGTGGTGCTGTCGCTGGTCGGTTTCGTGGTGGTCGGCCCGCTGCTCGCGGGCCTGGTCATCAGGGTCCTCGGCGCGGTCACGCTGCGCTGGTTCGGCCCGGTGGGCCGGCTGGCCGAGCGCAACGCGCTGCGCAACCCGCGCCGCACCGGCGCGACCGCCGCCGCGCTGATGATCGGGCTCGCGCTGGTGGCGGGGCTGTCGGTGGTCGGCGACTCGATGGTCGCCTCGGCGACCCGTCAGATGGACCGGTCCGTGGGCGCGGACTTCATCATCCAGTCCGGCAACGGCCTGCCGATCAGCCCCGCCGCGTCCGCGGCGATCCGCGCCGCGGACCACCTGGCGCACGTCACCGACCGCACCGACGTCCAGGTGACCGTCACCGCGCCCAACGGCACGAAGGACGCCACCGAGATCGGCGCGGCCAGCCCCTCCTACACCGACGACCTGCAGGCCAAGACCGTGCAGGGCAAGCTGATCGACGCCTACGGGCCCGGCGCGATGTCGGTTCCCGAGGGCTGGGCCAAGGACCACAAGGTCGCTCTCGGCGACAAGCTCTCCGTCGCCTTCGTCGGCGGCGGCACGGCGCGGCTCACCGTCGACGCGATCACCTCGGACGACACCGTCTTCGACCGCGGCGCGATGTACATGAACATCGCCGAGGCGCGGAAGTACCTGCCCGCGGACCGGTTCCCGCTGGACGACATGATGTTCGCGGCGGCCAAGCCGGGTCAGCAGGCCGAGGCGTCGGCGGCGCTGCAGGCCGCCACGGCGGAGTACCCGCAGGTCAAGGTCCGGGACCAGGCCGGATACAAGGACATGATCCAGCAGCAGCTCGACCAGCTGCTCAACATGATCTACGCACTGCTGGCGCTGGCCATCGTGGTGGCGGTGCTGGGCGTGGTGAACACGCTGGCCCTGTCGGTGGTGGAGCGCACCAGGGAGATCGGGCTGATGCGGGCCATCGGGATGTCGCGGCGTCAGCTGCGCCGGATGGTCAGGCTGGAGTCGGTCGTGATCGCCCTGTTCGGCGCGGTCCTGGGCGTCGGCCTGGGCCTGGGCTGGGGCATCGCGGCCCAGCGGCTGCTGAGCCTGGTCGGGCTCGGGGTGCTCAGCATCCCGTGGACGACGATCGGCGTCGTCTTCCTCGGCTCGGCGGTCGTGGGCCTGGTGGCGGCGCTCTTCCCGGCCTTCCGCGCGGCCAGGATGAACGTCCTGCGGGCGATCGCCACGGACTGA
- a CDS encoding PucR family transcriptional regulator, with product MITRDLLGWDDLHIGLAWGPGDLLDRRVTGVTSTDLQDPARYLQPGELVLSGLVWWEPDDAEAALRFATSLRSARVAALLAGESTHGPVGRSLVDACRTHRIPLLSVPAGTSFRAVTDRVYLRLWGGLRLGADGAGAAGLPASVRAELLELLHADARPADLLRRAVEQLGLPDCSIVSAAGRTVASSTGTGRRPATAARAVAVGPPGESPFDAWLLQPWAPCAHPEMLRGLADLLAPLAVRAHTARTERRTAAVRLLDLLDTSAPVDLSDALTRCALPTRQALTAVAARIDGSPQAPDGWAAAALTEALCTLDAPFAAAPDGDGCAKALVAAPAEQVTGALRRVRAQLQARLGERQSLAVGVGPAVAPEPARLRSSLVQADYARRAADASAQPVRSATEVDSLAALLDGVPTAVRAAFQHRLLAPLTAHDRDNGVSLTDTLQVFLAHDGSWARTAKALHIHVNTVHYRVQRIEELTGRNLSRLADRLDLRAALLCADAPR from the coding sequence ATGATCACCAGAGATCTGCTGGGCTGGGACGACCTGCACATCGGCCTGGCCTGGGGCCCGGGGGACCTGCTCGACCGGCGGGTCACCGGCGTCACCTCGACCGACCTCCAGGACCCCGCCCGCTATCTGCAGCCGGGCGAGCTGGTGCTCAGCGGCCTGGTCTGGTGGGAACCCGACGACGCCGAGGCCGCGCTGCGCTTCGCGACCTCGCTGCGCAGCGCCCGCGTCGCCGCCCTGCTGGCCGGGGAGAGCACCCACGGACCGGTCGGGCGGAGCCTGGTCGACGCCTGCCGCACGCACCGGATCCCGTTGCTGAGCGTCCCGGCCGGCACCAGCTTCCGCGCCGTCACCGACCGGGTCTACCTGCGGCTCTGGGGCGGTCTGCGGCTCGGCGCGGACGGTGCGGGCGCGGCCGGGCTGCCCGCGTCGGTCCGCGCCGAACTGCTGGAGCTGCTGCATGCCGACGCACGCCCGGCCGACCTGCTGCGCCGGGCCGTCGAACAGCTCGGCCTGCCCGACTGCTCGATCGTCTCCGCGGCCGGCCGGACCGTGGCGAGCTCGACCGGGACCGGCCGGCGTCCGGCCACCGCGGCGCGCGCCGTGGCCGTCGGACCACCGGGCGAGTCGCCCTTCGACGCCTGGCTGCTCCAGCCCTGGGCCCCCTGCGCCCACCCGGAAATGCTCCGCGGCCTCGCCGACCTGCTGGCCCCTCTCGCCGTCCGCGCCCACACCGCGCGGACCGAGCGCCGGACCGCCGCCGTGCGGCTCCTGGACCTGCTCGACACGTCCGCCCCCGTGGACCTCTCCGACGCCCTCACCCGCTGCGCGCTGCCGACCCGGCAGGCGCTGACCGCGGTGGCCGCCAGGATCGACGGCAGCCCGCAGGCCCCCGACGGCTGGGCCGCCGCCGCCCTCACCGAGGCGCTCTGCACGCTCGACGCCCCCTTCGCCGCCGCCCCCGACGGTGACGGCTGCGCCAAGGCCCTGGTCGCCGCGCCCGCGGAGCAGGTCACCGGCGCGCTGCGCCGGGTCAGGGCGCAGCTTCAGGCCCGACTGGGCGAACGCCAGTCCCTGGCCGTCGGCGTCGGCCCGGCCGTCGCGCCCGAGCCCGCCCGGCTGCGTTCCTCCCTGGTCCAGGCCGACTACGCCCGTCGCGCCGCGGACGCCTCGGCGCAGCCGGTGCGCAGCGCCACCGAGGTGGACTCGCTCGCCGCCCTGCTGGACGGTGTGCCCACCGCGGTCAGGGCCGCCTTCCAGCACCGGCTGCTCGCCCCGCTGACCGCCCACGACCGGGACAACGGCGTCTCGCTGACCGACACCCTCCAGGTCTTCCTGGCGCACGACGGCTCCTGGGCGCGCACGGCCAAGGCCCTGCACATCCACGTCAACACGGTCCACTACCGGGTGCAGCGGATCGAGGAGCTGACCGGCAGGAACCTGAGCCGGCTCGCCGACCGCCTCGACCTGCGCGCCGCACTGCTCTGCGCGGACGCCCCGCGCTGA
- a CDS encoding SMP-30/gluconolactonase/LRE family protein: protein MPVVHQPRPALDVRAALGESPLWDARANVLWWVDIPRGELHRFDPATGEDTVRGFEGPLSAVALRASGGLLLALGAQVAALDPGAGSGPAAEPRPLLRLPMPSSEHRLNDGRCDARGRFWVGSMAEDAPGTAALHRLESGPAGTESVQVLGGVSISNGLDWSPDGTLAYYADSPSGEVAVFSCADDGFTRTGTLARFTDCVPDGLTVDAEGGVWVALYDGHAVHRYLPDGTLDAVVPVPAAMVTSCGFGGPDLRTLYITTASRGLSDAELAEQPLAGALFACEPGVAGRPAHAFAG, encoded by the coding sequence GTGCCCGTCGTCCACCAGCCCCGTCCCGCCCTGGACGTCCGTGCCGCTCTCGGCGAGAGCCCCCTGTGGGACGCCCGCGCGAACGTCCTGTGGTGGGTCGACATCCCGCGCGGGGAGCTGCACCGCTTCGACCCCGCCACCGGCGAGGACACGGTGCGCGGCTTCGAGGGACCGCTGAGCGCGGTCGCGCTGCGCGCCTCCGGCGGGCTGCTGCTCGCACTCGGCGCGCAGGTCGCGGCCCTCGATCCCGGGGCGGGATCCGGACCGGCGGCCGAGCCCCGCCCGCTGCTGCGGCTGCCGATGCCCTCGTCCGAGCACCGGCTCAACGACGGCCGCTGCGACGCCCGCGGCCGGTTCTGGGTCGGCAGCATGGCCGAGGACGCCCCGGGGACCGCCGCGCTCCACCGGCTGGAGTCCGGCCCGGCCGGGACCGAGTCGGTCCAGGTGCTGGGCGGGGTCAGCATCTCCAACGGCCTGGACTGGTCGCCGGACGGCACCCTGGCCTACTACGCCGACTCCCCCTCCGGCGAGGTCGCCGTCTTCTCCTGCGCCGACGACGGCTTCACCCGCACCGGCACCCTGGCGCGGTTCACCGACTGCGTCCCCGACGGGCTCACCGTCGACGCCGAGGGCGGCGTCTGGGTCGCCCTCTACGACGGCCACGCCGTCCACCGCTACCTGCCCGACGGCACCTTGGACGCGGTCGTGCCCGTGCCGGCCGCGATGGTCACCAGCTGCGGCTTCGGCGGCCCGGACCTGCGCACCCTCTACATCACCACGGCGAGCCGCGGCCTGAGCGACGCCGAGCTGGCCGAACAGCCGCTGGCCGGAGCCCTGTTCGCCTGCGAGCCCGGCGTCGCGGGCCGTCCCGCGCACGCCTTCGCGGGGTAG